The Pseudomonas eucalypticola genome has a window encoding:
- a CDS encoding phytoene desaturase family protein — protein sequence MNHYDVVAIGGGHNGLVAAAYLAKAGKKVLVLERKDYVGGGVSTRQLNTPGFWHDEHSSVHIMIQGNPMITQDELGLFKHFGLKYNYSDIPHATVFEDGSALITYRDLDKACESIASVSPRDAETYRRLALKAMGLLPMFLSGFYSPPLPMGAMVAMLDQSLEGRELFDAMQRSTLDIIDHLFEHDKVKIHLLRVIAENLQMPDELGTGMGVYAFVGIMHSHGVSQPVGGSGKLSEALARCIEHYGGEIRVNSEVRKVIVSDGRAAGVELSDGERILARDAVIGALHPHVISRFVEGLDAGVVQRAERASLAPFSLFVSHYDLHHKAEFHAGPDVGRATMLTMMSSDRLADMLDDFDELRRGRVSRRRLVAGGDESINDPTRVPAGKGMFHGMTFAPYNLAEGGAARWDEYKEAFGDLSLAAYRKFVKNLTPDNIIARTLCSPLDLERSSPNSMVKGDVHGVAPYFYQNFAHRPTPDLGRLSVPGLDNLYLVGPFMHPGGGVFGAGRGTAIKMFDDLGMDFERVTRS from the coding sequence ATGAATCACTACGATGTCGTCGCCATCGGCGGCGGGCACAACGGGCTGGTGGCCGCGGCCTACCTGGCCAAGGCCGGCAAGAAGGTCCTGGTGCTGGAGCGCAAGGACTACGTGGGCGGTGGCGTGTCGACGCGCCAGCTTAACACGCCCGGTTTCTGGCATGACGAGCACTCGAGCGTGCACATCATGATCCAGGGCAACCCCATGATCACCCAGGACGAGCTGGGCCTGTTCAAGCACTTCGGCCTGAAATACAACTACTCCGACATTCCCCACGCCACAGTCTTCGAAGACGGCAGCGCGCTGATCACCTACCGCGACCTGGACAAGGCCTGCGAGTCGATTGCCAGCGTGTCGCCGCGCGACGCCGAGACCTACCGGCGCCTGGCGCTGAAAGCCATGGGCCTGCTGCCCATGTTCCTCTCGGGCTTCTACTCGCCGCCGCTGCCGATGGGTGCCATGGTGGCCATGCTCGACCAGAGCCTGGAAGGCCGCGAGCTGTTCGACGCCATGCAGCGCAGCACCCTGGACATCATCGACCACCTGTTCGAGCACGATAAGGTCAAGATCCACCTGCTGCGGGTGATCGCCGAGAACCTGCAGATGCCCGACGAGCTGGGCACCGGCATGGGCGTATACGCCTTCGTTGGCATCATGCACAGCCACGGCGTGTCGCAGCCGGTGGGCGGCAGCGGCAAGCTGTCGGAGGCGCTGGCGCGCTGCATCGAGCACTACGGCGGCGAAATTCGGGTCAACAGCGAGGTGCGCAAGGTGATCGTCAGCGACGGCCGCGCCGCCGGCGTGGAACTGAGCGATGGCGAGCGCATCCTGGCCCGCGACGCGGTGATTGGCGCCCTGCACCCCCACGTCATCAGCCGCTTCGTCGAGGGCCTGGACGCCGGCGTGGTGCAACGCGCCGAACGCGCCAGCCTGGCGCCGTTCAGCCTGTTTGTCAGCCACTACGACCTGCACCACAAGGCCGAATTCCACGCCGGCCCGGACGTCGGCCGCGCGACCATGCTGACCATGATGAGCAGCGACCGCCTGGCTGACATGCTTGATGACTTCGACGAGCTGCGCCGTGGCCGGGTTTCCAGACGCAGGCTCGTGGCCGGCGGTGACGAAAGCATCAACGACCCCACCCGCGTGCCCGCTGGCAAGGGCATGTTCCATGGCATGACCTTCGCCCCCTACAACCTGGCCGAAGGCGGCGCGGCGCGCTGGGACGAGTACAAGGAAGCGTTCGGCGACCTGAGCCTTGCGGCCTACCGCAAGTTCGTGAAGAACCTGACCCCCGACAACATCATTGCCCGTACCCTTTGCTCGCCGCTGGACCTGGAGCGCAGCTCGCCCAATTCCATGGTCAAGGGCGACGTGCACGGCGTGGCGCCCTACTTCTACCAGAACTTCGCCCACCGCCCCACGCCCGACCTGGGCCGCCTGAGCGTACCGGGGCTGGACAACCTGTACCTGGTGGGGCCGTTCATGCACCCCGGCGGCGGTGTGTTCGGCGCAGGGCGTGGCACGGCCATCAAGATGTTCGATGACCTGGGCATGGATTTCGAGCGAGTGACGAGGAGCTGA
- a CDS encoding winged helix-turn-helix transcriptional regulator, which produces MNDDAQRQALDQLRARVQHNGNDPQGPIRETLARLGDRWSPLLLLVLRHGMLRFTELQREVNAMADSELSQRILTLKLRALERDGMLQRTVIPTIPPQVEYRLTPLGMELVARLEGLVGWLEQQAPTIDAARAAYDQA; this is translated from the coding sequence GTGAACGACGACGCCCAACGCCAGGCCCTGGACCAATTGCGCGCCCGCGTGCAGCACAACGGCAACGACCCCCAGGGCCCCATCCGCGAGACCCTGGCGCGCCTGGGCGACCGTTGGAGCCCGCTGCTGTTGCTGGTACTGCGCCATGGTATGCTGCGGTTTACCGAATTGCAGCGCGAGGTGAATGCCATGGCCGACAGCGAACTGTCCCAGCGCATCCTCACCCTGAAACTGCGCGCGCTGGAGCGCGACGGCATGCTGCAGCGCACCGTGATTCCGACCATTCCGCCGCAGGTGGAATACCGGTTGACACCGTTGGGGATGGAGCTGGTGGCACGGCTTGAGGGGTTGGTGGGGTGGTTGGAGCAACAGGCGCCGACTATCGACGCGGCACGTGCGGCGTACGATCAGGCCTGA